Proteins co-encoded in one Desulfitobacterium hafniense DCB-2 genomic window:
- a CDS encoding DUF3102 domain-containing protein has translation MNDLVKERTPQIIAAEINNYKESTGRIQLSCAVEIGRRLMEAKALLPHGEWGKWLQEYVSYSQLTAERYMKVAREYGQTRGDSPGEEKAKSSTLKILSYSQALTLLDVPEEERVEFIAELDIENMSVRQLQRAIKEREQARWEKEETEQENKELQKALEGEKAENSELKKERDDLKTKAGELEKEKQNLEQDVEKRKAENSKLKEKPLFKSNQKLRADLTAAQIKNATHKVAFKFEALERAFKELTYELNLLLMIDKDVYGEYRKTLRKFLLKCLEEKVGN, from the coding sequence ATGAATGATTTGGTAAAGGAACGCACTCCGCAGATCATCGCGGCGGAGATCAACAACTATAAAGAGTCCACCGGGAGAATCCAGTTATCCTGTGCTGTGGAGATAGGCCGGCGGCTGATGGAGGCCAAGGCGCTTCTTCCTCACGGAGAATGGGGAAAATGGCTGCAGGAGTATGTGAGTTATTCCCAGCTTACGGCAGAGAGATATATGAAAGTCGCCCGGGAGTACGGGCAGACCAGGGGGGACTCCCCAGGGGAGGAAAAAGCAAAATCATCAACGTTGAAGATTTTATCCTACTCCCAGGCACTGACTCTGCTGGATGTTCCGGAAGAAGAGCGGGTAGAGTTCATTGCCGAACTGGATATCGAAAATATGTCCGTACGCCAGCTGCAGAGGGCCATCAAGGAGCGGGAGCAGGCCAGGTGGGAAAAAGAGGAGACTGAGCAGGAAAACAAGGAACTGCAGAAAGCTCTGGAGGGCGAAAAGGCGGAAAACAGTGAGCTGAAAAAAGAACGTGACGACCTGAAGACCAAGGCTGGGGAACTGGAGAAGGAAAAACAAAATCTGGAGCAGGATGTGGAGAAAAGGAAGGCTGAGAACAGCAAGCTCAAAGAAAAGCCGCTCTTCAAGAGCAATCAAAAGCTGAGGGCTGACCTTACTGCCGCCCAAATTAAGAACGCTACCCATAAAGTTGCTTTTAAATTTGAAGCTCTGGAAAGGGCATTCAAAGAACTGACTTATGAGCTGAACCTGCTGCTTATGATTGATAAGGATGTGTATGGGGAGTATCGGAAAACTCTGCGGAAGTTTCTGTTGAAATGTCTGGAGGAGAAAGTGGGAAATTGA